A genomic segment from Roseibium algicola encodes:
- a CDS encoding HpcH/HpaI aldolase/citrate lyase family protein, protein MKTPSAFYKPLAIGAPDPYRELPVSLERMIHFVPPHIEKMRSKVPDLIKNVDVVLGNLEDAIPADAKTDARRGFIQMAQDNEFGTTGLWTRVNCLNSPWFLDDLLEIVPAVGEKLDVVMLPKVEGAWDIHYLDQLLAQLEARAGLSKPIMIHAILETAEGVKNVEEIAAASPRMHGMSLGPADLAASRGMKTTRVGGGHPDYAVLSDADGAGGRTAYQQDLWHYTVGKMVDACLSYGLKPFYGPFGDFSDAAACESQFRNAFLMGCLGAWSLHPTQIQIAKKVFSPDPGEVAFARKILEAMPDGTGAVMIDGKMQDDATWKQAKVIVDLAKLVASKDAELAEVYGL, encoded by the coding sequence ATGAAAACCCCAAGCGCATTCTACAAGCCGCTCGCAATCGGCGCGCCGGACCCGTATCGCGAGCTTCCCGTCTCGCTGGAGCGCATGATCCATTTCGTCCCTCCGCATATTGAAAAGATGCGGTCCAAGGTGCCGGATCTCATCAAGAACGTCGATGTCGTACTCGGCAACCTTGAAGATGCAATTCCCGCCGATGCCAAGACCGATGCCCGCAGGGGCTTCATTCAGATGGCGCAGGACAATGAATTCGGAACCACTGGCCTGTGGACCAGGGTAAATTGCCTCAACAGCCCCTGGTTTCTTGATGACCTTCTTGAAATCGTTCCTGCGGTCGGAGAAAAACTCGACGTGGTGATGCTTCCCAAGGTGGAAGGCGCCTGGGACATCCATTATCTCGACCAACTGCTTGCGCAGCTTGAAGCCAGGGCCGGTCTTTCCAAGCCGATCATGATCCACGCCATTCTGGAAACGGCCGAAGGCGTCAAGAACGTCGAAGAGATTGCAGCGGCCAGTCCACGGATGCACGGCATGAGCCTGGGACCGGCAGACCTTGCGGCTTCCCGCGGAATGAAAACAACACGTGTGGGCGGCGGCCATCCCGACTATGCGGTTCTTTCAGATGCTGACGGCGCAGGTGGCAGAACCGCATATCAGCAGGATCTCTGGCATTACACGGTCGGAAAGATGGTCGATGCCTGCCTGTCTTACGGCCTGAAGCCCTTCTACGGCCCCTTTGGTGATTTTTCCGATGCGGCAGCCTGCGAAAGCCAGTTCCGCAATGCATTCCTGATGGGCTGCCTTGGCGCGTGGTCCCTGCATCCGACGCAAATCCAGATCGCGAAGAAGGTTTTCTCTCCGGATCCGGGCGAAGTCGCCTTTGCCCGCAAGATCCTTGAGGCTATGCCGGATGGAACCGGTGCCGTGATGATCGACGGCAAGATGCAGGATGACGCAACCTGGAAGCAGGCAAAGGTGATCGTTGACCTTGCAAAACTGGTTGCATCCAAGGACGCGGAACTCGCGGAGGTCTACGGCCTTTAG
- the hspQ gene encoding heat shock protein HspQ, with protein MRTAKFRIGQVVRHRIYPFRGVIFDVDPTFSNTEEWWNAIPEDVRPLRDQPFYHLLAENEETEYVAYVSEQNLEADMTGEPVRHPQVEEIFEEQTDGSYLPRSVEIH; from the coding sequence ATGCGAACGGCAAAATTCAGAATTGGCCAGGTCGTCCGGCACCGGATCTACCCCTTCCGTGGCGTTATTTTCGATGTCGATCCGACCTTCAGCAATACGGAAGAATGGTGGAACGCCATCCCGGAGGACGTGCGTCCTTTGCGCGACCAGCCGTTCTATCATCTCCTCGCCGAGAACGAGGAGACTGAATATGTGGCCTATGTCAGCGAACAGAACCTGGAAGCGGATATGACCGGTGAACCGGTGCGCCATCCGCAGGTTGAAGAGATTTTCGAAGAACAGACGGACGGCTCATATCTGCCGCGCAGCGTAGAGATCCACTAA
- a CDS encoding invasion associated locus B family protein, translating to MTSVLKRGLFGCAVGAFVALSSFAGAPAIAQEEKSPWTKACNTNPNTQKEICFISIELRTNTGQFLSNIAIQETEGEARKKLLVAVPTGVLIQPGVRIQIDDGKPVQGKYSICAPNACYAELAIDDSFINTMKQGGEVIVAPYNQQAKEIVFKMTLIGFTKVYDGEPMNIAELQKRQEELQSELQKRADEARQKLIDAQKQSQ from the coding sequence ATGACGAGTGTTTTGAAAAGAGGATTGTTCGGATGTGCAGTAGGTGCGTTCGTAGCCCTATCTTCTTTTGCAGGTGCACCCGCAATCGCCCAGGAAGAAAAAAGCCCATGGACGAAAGCGTGTAACACCAATCCGAACACGCAGAAGGAAATCTGCTTTATTTCGATTGAATTGCGCACAAATACCGGACAGTTCCTGAGTAACATTGCTATTCAGGAAACTGAGGGCGAAGCCCGCAAGAAACTGCTGGTCGCTGTACCGACCGGCGTTCTTATCCAGCCGGGTGTGCGTATCCAGATCGATGATGGCAAGCCCGTACAGGGCAAGTACAGCATCTGCGCACCCAATGCCTGCTACGCAGAACTGGCGATTGATGACTCGTTCATCAACACCATGAAGCAGGGCGGTGAGGTGATTGTGGCGCCGTATAACCAGCAAGCCAAGGAAATCGTCTTCAAGATGACCCTGATCGGCTTCACCAAGGTTTACGACGGCGAGCCGATGAACATTGCCGAGCTGCAAAAGCGTCAGGAAGAACTGCAGAGCGAATTGCAGAAGCGCGCTGACGAAGCGCGTCAGAAGCTGATCGACGCTCAGAAGCAAAGCCAGTAA
- a CDS encoding extracellular solute-binding protein, giving the protein MRSSIVSGLLFHAGKAIGLATSSACLLALTISLPASADDENVPWTHAIAMHGTPALGPDEPFPYANPDAPKGGTITLGVQGTFDSLNSFIVQGGWTSARGMREREFGNNILESLMVRSYAEPFSLYGLLAQRVRMPDSREWIEFELNPDARFSDGTPVTVDDVIFSLEVIRDKGRPPYRNWYAAITEKQVTAPNRLKLVFENGENRELPLLIALAPIYSKAATDAENFDKSSLNPPTGTGPYTFKTIEPGRLVVYEKNPDYWAKDLPVKAGFDNFDEIRVEYFRDETTLQESFKKGLVQALQFRDPARWATGLDFPAVKNGDVLKRAIPLGIPAAMQGIAFNTRKDQFSDPAVRKALRMLFDFEWVNRNLYYGLYTRTAGYWDNSELSSVGRPASDREKELLAPFPDAVDPEVMDGTWRPAEADGSGRDRKVLRAALEAFGEAGYSLKDGKLLHSENGNQLSFEILAKNEDEEKLALAYIRTLELLGVSASVRSVDPTQFEDRRTKREFDMVFNTWFSSLSPGAEQYGRWSSKAAETEGSFNFVGAHEPAIDAMIDEIVGARSRDEFVAAVRAFDRVLISGAYAVPLYHVADDWVAHWKQIVPPQNESLYGHEYDTWWSATAQ; this is encoded by the coding sequence ATGCGTAGTTCGATAGTTTCCGGTCTTCTTTTTCATGCCGGCAAGGCGATCGGTTTGGCAACCTCGTCTGCATGCCTGCTTGCCTTGACAATCAGCCTGCCCGCCAGCGCGGACGATGAAAACGTCCCCTGGACGCATGCAATCGCCATGCACGGGACACCTGCACTTGGACCTGACGAACCATTTCCCTATGCCAACCCCGATGCGCCCAAGGGCGGCACAATCACGCTTGGTGTACAGGGAACCTTCGACAGCCTGAATTCCTTCATTGTACAGGGTGGCTGGACCTCGGCACGTGGAATGCGCGAACGCGAATTCGGCAACAACATTCTGGAAAGCCTGATGGTCCGCTCCTATGCAGAACCCTTTTCCCTTTACGGTCTTCTGGCGCAACGTGTGCGCATGCCGGACAGCCGGGAGTGGATCGAGTTCGAGCTTAATCCGGATGCAAGGTTTTCCGACGGGACGCCAGTCACAGTCGATGATGTCATCTTTTCTCTGGAAGTGATCCGCGACAAGGGGCGCCCGCCCTATCGAAACTGGTATGCAGCTATCACCGAAAAACAGGTCACCGCACCGAACCGGTTGAAGCTGGTATTCGAAAACGGTGAAAACCGCGAACTGCCGCTGTTGATCGCGTTGGCTCCAATTTATTCCAAGGCAGCCACGGACGCGGAGAATTTCGACAAATCGTCGTTGAACCCGCCGACCGGCACAGGGCCGTACACCTTCAAGACGATCGAGCCAGGCAGGCTCGTCGTTTATGAGAAGAACCCGGACTATTGGGCCAAGGACCTGCCTGTCAAAGCCGGTTTCGACAATTTCGACGAGATCCGGGTAGAATATTTCCGCGACGAGACGACCTTGCAGGAATCCTTCAAGAAGGGTCTGGTCCAGGCGTTGCAGTTCCGGGATCCTGCCCGTTGGGCAACGGGGCTTGATTTTCCGGCAGTGAAAAATGGCGATGTTCTCAAGCGGGCAATTCCGCTCGGGATTCCCGCCGCCATGCAGGGCATCGCATTCAACACCCGCAAAGACCAGTTCTCCGACCCGGCCGTGCGCAAGGCCTTGCGCATGCTTTTCGATTTTGAATGGGTAAACCGCAATCTCTATTACGGACTTTACACGCGCACGGCAGGGTACTGGGACAATTCCGAGCTTTCATCGGTTGGCCGTCCGGCAAGCGACCGGGAAAAGGAATTGCTGGCTCCCTTCCCTGACGCCGTCGATCCCGAGGTTATGGACGGCACATGGCGTCCGGCGGAAGCGGACGGTTCAGGACGTGACAGAAAGGTGCTGCGGGCAGCGCTGGAAGCCTTCGGCGAGGCCGGTTACAGCCTCAAGGACGGAAAACTCCTGCACTCCGAAAACGGCAATCAGCTTTCCTTTGAAATTCTTGCCAAGAATGAGGACGAAGAAAAGCTGGCTCTCGCCTATATCCGTACTCTTGAGTTGCTCGGCGTATCCGCAAGCGTACGCAGTGTAGATCCGACGCAATTCGAAGACCGCAGGACGAAACGCGAGTTTGATATGGTGTTCAACACCTGGTTCTCCTCGCTGTCCCCTGGCGCTGAGCAATATGGACGCTGGTCGTCAAAAGCAGCGGAAACGGAAGGATCCTTCAACTTTGTGGGCGCACATGAACCGGCGATCGATGCGATGATCGACGAGATTGTCGGTGCAAGGAGCCGCGACGAATTCGTGGCTGCCGTTCGCGCATTCGACCGCGTTCTGATTTCGGGAGCCTACGCAGTCCCGCTTTATCATGTCGCGGACGATTGGGTGGCGCACTGGAAGCAGATCGTTCCGCCGCAAAACGAGTCGCTCTACGGCCACGAGTACGACACCTGGTGGTCGGCCACGGCGCAATAA
- a CDS encoding AMP-binding protein — translation MKATPESLSTEYHESGAWSDVPLDEMFRKTAAEHPDRLALVDAPDRATWTGGAPRALSYAEADREIDRLAAFYTTVGLSSDHVVGVQAPNTVDTVIAILAALRADLIISPLPLHWRQKNVLEALNSIGAKGFVAADRVETREVGVAARDVAADLFSLRFVFGLGKDVPDGLIELGPMLAEMGDDLKFTPSERPDPADHTATICWSRSGEENVPVTRCHNHWVSVAHMIVQEAHVRDASVMVLPYSLSGLTGLGGGLVPWLLTGGTLHLHHPTSLANLAAHANEVQADIVMTPGPLAQTLDRKLENTKTTLLAAWNIAAPHPTTFVARRRLIDLHIADEFALVAKARGPSAKMKATALGKHSGPIGCESGPALLEIAVTDEVDTQAPTLLVKGPMVPDVGWRTINGDQRRVRWEGTGFLNTNIKVELTDGGIAGFGIPGHYALGTGNLETVDVVYAGYPGVKEAAAFIVEDPLLGARMYAALVPEAGNVPDAGAFFAYLDAEGVDLAKIPHRVLILQSLPRNEDGTISRERLTMRTQRLPAAVA, via the coding sequence ATGAAAGCCACGCCTGAAAGCCTGTCCACGGAGTATCATGAGAGCGGAGCCTGGTCCGATGTGCCGCTTGATGAAATGTTCCGCAAGACAGCCGCAGAACACCCCGACCGGCTTGCGCTGGTTGATGCTCCCGACAGGGCTACCTGGACAGGTGGTGCTCCCCGAGCGTTGAGTTATGCCGAAGCCGATCGGGAAATTGATCGTCTTGCCGCTTTCTACACCACCGTCGGGCTGTCATCCGACCATGTCGTCGGTGTGCAGGCTCCCAACACAGTCGATACCGTAATCGCGATCCTGGCAGCCCTGCGAGCAGATCTGATCATTTCTCCCTTGCCATTGCACTGGCGGCAGAAGAACGTTCTGGAAGCCTTGAACTCCATAGGCGCCAAGGGATTTGTCGCGGCTGACCGGGTAGAAACACGCGAGGTTGGTGTTGCCGCACGCGATGTTGCTGCAGACCTGTTCTCGTTGCGGTTTGTTTTCGGCCTAGGCAAGGACGTTCCCGATGGTTTGATCGAATTGGGGCCGATGCTTGCCGAAATGGGTGACGATCTGAAGTTCACTCCGAGTGAGCGCCCTGATCCGGCTGACCACACTGCGACCATCTGCTGGAGCCGAAGCGGAGAGGAAAACGTTCCGGTTACACGCTGCCATAACCATTGGGTATCGGTCGCACATATGATCGTACAGGAAGCTCATGTGCGCGATGCCAGCGTGATGGTCCTCCCCTATTCGCTCAGCGGCTTGACCGGCCTGGGCGGAGGACTGGTTCCGTGGTTGCTGACCGGCGGCACCTTGCATCTGCACCACCCGACTTCACTTGCCAATCTCGCTGCTCATGCCAACGAAGTTCAGGCGGATATCGTCATGACACCCGGGCCGCTGGCACAGACGCTCGACCGTAAACTTGAAAACACCAAGACGACGCTACTTGCAGCCTGGAATATTGCGGCCCCGCACCCGACGACTTTCGTTGCGAGGCGCCGTCTGATCGATCTTCACATCGCTGACGAATTCGCACTCGTTGCCAAGGCGCGAGGTCCCTCGGCGAAGATGAAGGCCACCGCGCTGGGAAAGCATAGCGGGCCGATAGGGTGTGAAAGCGGGCCAGCCCTTCTCGAGATTGCGGTCACCGACGAGGTAGATACGCAAGCTCCAACGCTTCTGGTGAAGGGACCAATGGTTCCCGATGTCGGGTGGCGAACCATCAATGGTGACCAGCGGCGCGTCCGCTGGGAAGGAACCGGTTTTCTGAATACCAACATCAAGGTTGAACTGACGGATGGCGGCATCGCAGGTTTCGGTATCCCGGGCCACTATGCCCTTGGCACCGGCAACCTTGAAACGGTGGATGTTGTCTACGCAGGGTACCCGGGCGTCAAGGAAGCTGCTGCCTTCATAGTGGAAGATCCTCTCCTCGGAGCCAGGATGTACGCAGCGCTTGTACCCGAGGCCGGGAACGTTCCAGATGCTGGTGCCTTTTTCGCGTATCTGGATGCCGAAGGCGTGGACCTTGCCAAGATCCCCCATCGTGTGTTGATTTTACAGTCTCTGCCGCGGAACGAGGATGGAACCATCAGCCGGGAACGGCTGACCATGCGGACACAGCGATTGCCTGCTGCCGTGGCGTAG
- a CDS encoding DsbA family oxidoreductase, producing MTLSSALTVDVVSDVMCPWCFIGKRRLEAALKSVPQLDVLVRWHPFQLDATLPKSGKDRKQYLSEKFGGLERADTFYKQIRAAGQEEGINFAFDDITLSPNTLDCHRLILWSRDDDLQDEVVELLFKAYFLNGEDLTRPEVLVRIAEEAGMQSDLVEHLLGTETDLDKVEAQIANAQKSGITGVPCFIIDGRFVLAGAEKPETIAAALLHADETRTDPQAAVSN from the coding sequence ATGACCCTATCATCCGCCCTTACCGTCGATGTCGTATCCGATGTAATGTGCCCCTGGTGCTTCATTGGAAAAAGACGCCTTGAAGCGGCGTTGAAGTCGGTTCCGCAGCTCGATGTGCTGGTTCGTTGGCACCCCTTTCAGCTTGACGCCACCTTGCCGAAGTCCGGCAAGGACAGAAAACAGTATCTGAGCGAAAAGTTCGGTGGTCTGGAGCGGGCGGACACGTTCTACAAACAAATCCGTGCAGCGGGACAGGAAGAAGGCATCAACTTTGCTTTTGATGATATCACCTTGTCGCCGAATACCCTTGATTGCCACAGACTGATCCTTTGGTCACGTGACGACGATCTTCAGGACGAAGTCGTGGAGCTTTTGTTCAAGGCCTATTTCCTGAACGGAGAAGATCTGACACGCCCCGAGGTTCTTGTGCGAATTGCCGAGGAAGCGGGGATGCAGTCCGATCTGGTGGAGCATCTATTGGGAACCGAAACCGATCTCGACAAGGTCGAGGCCCAGATTGCCAATGCTCAAAAGTCCGGGATCACAGGTGTGCCATGTTTCATTATCGATGGCAGGTTTGTTCTGGCAGGTGCCGAGAAACCGGAAACAATTGCCGCAGCGCTTCTGCATGCCGATGAAACACGGACCGATCCACAAGCGGCAGTTTCCAATTAA
- the eno gene encoding phosphopyruvate hydratase, with product MTAIIDVIGRQIFDSRGNPTVEVDVFLEDGSFGRAAVPSGASTGAHEAVELRDGGDRFMGKGVQNAVDAVNGEIFETVGGLDAEDQLQIDQAMIDLDGTHNKSRLGANSILGVSLAVARAAAQASGLPLYRYVGGTSARTLPVPMMNIINGGAHADNPIDFQEFMIMPVGAESLGDAVRMGSEIFHTLKKALNAAGHNTNVGDEGGFAPNLESTDAAIGFVMKAIETAGYKPGEDVFLALDAASTEFFKDGKYVLEGEGKTLAPEEMAKYLADLVSRYPIISIEDGLAEDDWDGWKATTDLIGNKCQLVGDDLFVTNSERLRKGIDLGVANSILIKVNQIGTLSETLDAVETAHKAAYTAVMSHRSGETEDSTIADLAVATNCGQIKTGSLARSDRLAKYNQLIRIEEELGAQAVYAGRSILRG from the coding sequence ATGACCGCCATTATCGATGTTATCGGCCGTCAGATCTTTGACAGCCGTGGTAACCCGACCGTTGAAGTCGACGTTTTCCTGGAGGACGGCTCCTTCGGCCGGGCAGCCGTTCCGTCCGGAGCTTCCACCGGTGCACACGAAGCTGTCGAACTGCGCGATGGCGGTGACCGCTTCATGGGCAAGGGTGTCCAGAATGCAGTTGATGCCGTGAACGGCGAAATCTTCGAGACCGTTGGCGGTCTGGACGCTGAAGATCAGCTTCAGATCGACCAGGCCATGATCGATCTCGACGGTACACACAACAAGTCGCGTCTTGGCGCCAACTCCATACTGGGCGTATCGCTCGCGGTTGCCCGCGCCGCTGCCCAGGCGTCCGGTCTGCCGCTCTACCGCTATGTCGGCGGCACGTCTGCGCGCACGCTTCCGGTTCCCATGATGAACATCATCAATGGCGGCGCGCATGCCGACAATCCGATCGATTTCCAGGAATTCATGATCATGCCGGTTGGCGCTGAGTCCCTTGGCGATGCTGTGCGCATGGGTTCTGAAATTTTCCACACCTTGAAAAAGGCACTGAACGCAGCCGGTCACAACACCAATGTTGGCGACGAAGGCGGCTTTGCTCCCAATCTGGAATCGACCGACGCAGCTATCGGCTTCGTCATGAAGGCGATCGAAACCGCCGGCTACAAGCCAGGCGAAGATGTCTTCCTGGCATTGGACGCGGCATCGACCGAGTTCTTCAAGGACGGCAAATATGTGTTGGAAGGCGAAGGCAAGACGCTGGCTCCTGAGGAAATGGCAAAATATCTCGCCGACCTCGTTTCCCGCTACCCGATCATCTCGATCGAAGACGGTCTGGCAGAAGACGATTGGGACGGTTGGAAAGCGACGACCGACCTTATCGGCAACAAGTGCCAACTGGTCGGCGACGACCTGTTCGTCACCAATTCCGAGCGTCTGCGCAAGGGTATCGACCTCGGCGTTGCCAACTCGATCCTGATCAAGGTCAACCAGATCGGTACGCTGTCCGAAACGTTGGACGCCGTCGAAACCGCACACAAGGCTGCCTACACTGCTGTGATGTCCCACCGCTCGGGCGAGACAGAGGACAGCACCATTGCTGACCTCGCGGTTGCCACCAACTGCGGCCAGATCAAAACCGGTTCGCTTGCACGGTCTGACCGGCTCGCAAAGTACAACCAGCTCATCCGTATCGAGGAAGAACTGGGTGCACAGGCGGTTTATGCAGGCCGTTCCATACTGCGCGGCTGA
- the kdsA gene encoding 3-deoxy-8-phosphooctulonate synthase, translating into MTEANRVVSVGNVTFSNDAPFSLIAGPCQLESREHALECAAAIKEITDRLGIGVIYKTSYDKANRTSLAGKRGVGMEEAMPIFAEVKEKFGMPVLTDVHSPEQCAPVAEVVDVLQIPAFLCRQTDLLVAAAKTGRVVNIKKGQFLAPWDMKNVLGKVTGSGNANVMLTERGASFGYNTLVTDMRSLPIMAQTGAPVIFDATHSVQQPGGQGASTGGDRTMVPVLARAAVAVGVAGLFIETHPDPDNAPSDGPNMVPLDQLEALLAQLKALDNVVKAPATAAE; encoded by the coding sequence ATGACCGAGGCAAACCGCGTAGTTTCCGTTGGCAATGTAACCTTCAGCAATGATGCGCCTTTCAGTCTCATTGCCGGCCCGTGCCAGCTTGAAAGCCGCGAACACGCACTGGAATGCGCAGCCGCGATCAAGGAAATTACGGATCGTCTCGGTATCGGCGTCATTTACAAGACTTCATACGATAAGGCCAACCGGACATCTCTCGCAGGAAAACGGGGTGTTGGCATGGAAGAAGCCATGCCGATCTTTGCCGAAGTGAAGGAAAAATTCGGCATGCCTGTCTTGACCGATGTGCATAGCCCCGAGCAATGCGCACCGGTTGCGGAAGTTGTCGATGTCCTGCAGATCCCGGCATTCCTCTGCCGCCAGACGGACTTGCTTGTGGCTGCCGCAAAGACCGGCCGCGTGGTCAACATCAAGAAAGGCCAGTTCCTGGCGCCCTGGGACATGAAAAATGTTCTGGGGAAAGTGACCGGTTCGGGCAATGCCAATGTCATGTTGACCGAACGCGGCGCCAGCTTCGGCTACAACACGCTTGTTACCGATATGCGTTCGCTGCCGATCATGGCACAGACCGGTGCGCCGGTCATTTTTGATGCAACACATTCCGTGCAGCAACCGGGCGGGCAGGGTGCTTCCACCGGCGGTGACCGGACAATGGTACCTGTTCTTGCGCGTGCTGCAGTGGCCGTGGGTGTTGCAGGTCTCTTCATCGAAACGCACCCTGATCCGGACAACGCCCCGTCAGATGGTCCGAATATGGTGCCGCTCGACCAACTCGAAGCGTTGCTGGCCCAGTTGAAGGCACTGGACAACGTCGTCAAGGCACCGGCAACCGCTGCAGAATAG
- the galU gene encoding UTP--glucose-1-phosphate uridylyltransferase GalU translates to MNKPIRKAILPVAGLGTRFLPATKAVPKEMLTIVDRPIIQYVVDEARAAGIEHIVFVTGRNKQVIEDHFDMAYELEDTLKARNKTAALELLEKHRPVPGATSFTRQQAPLGLGHAIWCARDIIGNEPFAILLPDVIIKSQVSCLKQMVDLYQNTGGNIIAVEEVPEDQTDQYGIVELDGELGANAHKISNMVEKPAPGTAPSNLMITGRYILQPEIFDLLSNQGKGAGGEIQLTDSMLALMKEQHFASLKFEGRSYDCGNKAGFLSANIAFGMDDPKLARELVPFMEEIIRKPLAAE, encoded by the coding sequence ATGAACAAGCCCATTCGCAAAGCGATCCTGCCCGTGGCAGGTCTTGGCACTCGGTTTCTGCCCGCGACCAAGGCAGTACCGAAGGAAATGCTGACGATCGTTGACCGTCCGATCATCCAGTATGTGGTGGATGAAGCACGGGCCGCAGGTATCGAACATATCGTTTTCGTCACCGGGCGAAACAAACAGGTTATCGAAGACCATTTCGATATGGCCTATGAGCTGGAAGATACCCTCAAGGCGAGAAACAAGACTGCTGCTCTGGAACTGCTTGAAAAGCACCGCCCGGTTCCGGGTGCCACTTCCTTCACCCGTCAGCAGGCCCCGCTTGGCCTCGGCCACGCTATCTGGTGCGCACGCGATATTATCGGCAACGAGCCCTTCGCCATTCTGTTGCCGGACGTGATCATCAAGTCTCAGGTCAGCTGTCTCAAGCAGATGGTAGACCTCTATCAAAATACGGGTGGCAACATCATCGCCGTGGAAGAAGTTCCCGAAGACCAGACAGATCAGTACGGCATTGTGGAACTCGACGGAGAACTCGGTGCAAATGCGCACAAGATCTCAAACATGGTCGAAAAGCCTGCCCCCGGTACGGCACCTTCCAATTTGATGATCACCGGCCGCTACATTCTACAGCCGGAAATCTTCGATCTCCTGTCCAACCAGGGCAAAGGTGCAGGTGGCGAGATCCAGTTGACCGACAGCATGCTGGCCTTGATGAAGGAACAGCACTTCGCGTCGCTCAAGTTCGAAGGTCGGAGCTACGACTGCGGTAACAAGGCCGGCTTCCTGAGCGCCAATATCGCATTCGGCATGGACGATCCGAAACTTGCTCGGGAACTGGTTCCGTTCATGGAAGAGATCATTCGCAAACCCCTGGCCGCCGAATAA
- a CDS encoding nucleotide sugar dehydrogenase: MHDNSIHSTKIAVIGLGYVGLPVAVAFAAKGFDVLGFDINENRLNELRSGQDSTSSVDDADLQQETLVFSNNEKDLSDRDILIVAVPTPVDHAKRPDLSPFRNAAATVGRNLKPGAIVVFESTVYPGATEEIAVPVLETESGLLFNRDFAVGYSPERINPGDTERGFADITKIVSGSSPETAETLNTLYGAVVTAGIHLAPSIRVAEAAKVIENTQRDLNIALMNELAMLFHQMGIDTRDVLKGSSTKWNFLPFQPGLVGGHCIGVDPYYLTHKAHEIGMTPQVILAGRGTNEAMPAFIAGKIIQESVKLGMPMPPKVVVLGITYKANVPDTRNSKVVDLIRELEKFGARVQVCDPLAHPDEVAAEYGITLTRQEDLDAADVAVLAVPHRHFFQDGSGWQVLKDVLKDQRGLVADIPALLDRSTCPEGIQLWRL, encoded by the coding sequence ATGCACGACAATTCCATTCACTCCACCAAGATCGCGGTTATCGGTCTGGGTTATGTCGGTCTGCCCGTGGCGGTGGCCTTCGCTGCGAAGGGTTTTGACGTTCTCGGGTTCGATATCAACGAAAACCGGTTGAACGAGTTGCGCAGCGGTCAGGACAGCACGTCGTCTGTCGATGACGCAGATTTGCAGCAGGAAACGCTGGTATTTTCCAACAACGAAAAGGATCTGAGCGATAGGGATATCTTGATCGTGGCCGTGCCGACACCTGTCGATCACGCCAAACGACCTGACCTTTCGCCTTTCAGAAACGCAGCAGCAACCGTCGGTCGCAATCTGAAACCAGGGGCCATCGTTGTCTTTGAATCTACCGTGTATCCGGGGGCAACCGAAGAGATCGCAGTTCCCGTCCTCGAGACGGAATCGGGGCTGCTCTTCAACAGGGATTTTGCCGTCGGTTATTCGCCAGAGCGCATAAATCCCGGCGATACCGAGCGAGGCTTTGCGGACATCACCAAAATCGTTTCGGGTTCCAGCCCGGAAACAGCCGAAACGCTCAATACGCTCTATGGAGCGGTTGTCACGGCTGGTATTCACCTTGCTCCGTCGATCCGCGTAGCGGAAGCGGCGAAGGTGATTGAGAACACACAACGCGATCTCAATATTGCTCTCATGAACGAACTGGCGATGCTATTCCACCAGATGGGCATCGATACCCGGGACGTGTTGAAGGGGTCTTCGACCAAATGGAACTTCCTGCCGTTCCAGCCGGGACTGGTCGGGGGGCACTGCATCGGTGTCGATCCCTATTACCTGACCCACAAGGCACACGAGATCGGCATGACACCTCAGGTTATTCTGGCAGGTCGCGGTACCAACGAGGCAATGCCGGCGTTTATTGCAGGCAAGATCATCCAGGAAAGCGTAAAGCTTGGCATGCCCATGCCTCCGAAAGTTGTCGTTCTCGGCATCACCTACAAGGCGAATGTGCCTGATACCCGTAATTCCAAGGTCGTTGATCTCATCAGGGAGCTGGAAAAGTTTGGGGCGCGTGTTCAGGTCTGTGATCCACTTGCACATCCCGATGAGGTTGCGGCCGAATATGGAATCACCCTCACCCGGCAAGAGGACCTTGATGCTGCGGATGTTGCCGTGCTTGCGGTCCCCCATCGGCATTTTTTCCAAGATGGAAGCGGTTGGCAGGTCCTGAAAGACGTCCTGAAAGATCAACGCGGCCTGGTCGCTGATATACCGGCGCTTTTGGATCGCTCCACTTGTCCGGAGGGAATCCAGCTCTGGCGCCTTTGA